The Bacteroidota bacterium DNA window CCTCTGAGGTGCGATTGAGGCTTGCCGGTATTGTCGCCGAAGTCGCGGAACTGATGCACTTTCGATGCCTCTGAGGTGCGATTGAGGCTCAAAGGGAGCCGGGTCGTAGTCCTCACCCCGCATGCTTTCGATGCCTCTGAGGTGCGATTGAGGCCGGTATGCGAGGACCGCCACAAACCAGTCCTCGTCACTTTCGATGCCTCTGAGGTGCGATTGAGGCAGTCCGAGGTTAGGCCCCGCCCCCTCGCGTGTCTACCTTTCGATGCCTCTGAGGTGCGATTGAGGCCCCCTCCACGCTGCACACGCACACGCAGCACAGCCCTTTCGATGCCTCTGAGGTGCGATTGAGGCTCATCGCCACCGGCAAGCCGCCTGGTGCCACGTACATCTTTCGATGCCTCTGAGGTGCGATTGAGGCTTGCGCTGGTGCGTCGTGACCTGAACGACACAGCCCCCTTTCGATGCCTCTGAGGTGCGATTGAGGCCACCCGATTCGGCCCGGCGACCGCCTCTTGATGTACACTTTCGATGCCTCTGAGGTGCGATTGAGGCTGCGAAGCGAATGGCCTGGTTGGCAGCGTCGAAGGTCTTTCGATGCCTCTGAGGTGCGATTGAGGCCGGTCTGCTCGATGCGGTCGTGACCCAGCATGCTCCTTTCGATGCCTCTGAGGTGCGATTGAGGCCTTCTGTTGGAGTTCGTCCTCGAACTCGATGTAAACCTTTCGATGCCTCTGAGGTGCGATTGAGGCTGCTCATTGCGTGCTGACCTCTGCTTAGACGAAGGACTTTCGATGCCTCTGAGGTGCGATTGAGGCGCCGAGCGGGTCCCACACGCGCGTCAAGGACCGCGACTTTCGATGCCTCTGAGGTGCGATTGAGGCCGTCAGCGGCGATGTCGCACAGGGGCACATGGCGGGCGCTTTCGATGCCTCTGAGGTGCGATTGAGGCCGTGTCGGCAGTGACAACGATGGTGCCGAGCGTGTCCTTTCGATGCCTCTGAGGTGCGATTGAGGCACAACCGAAGTTCATGTTTGCCCTTGAGGATGACGACTTTCGATGCCTCTGAGGTGCGATTGAGGCTGTCCGCGAAGAACTCTACCTCGTCAGCAGGCGCCTCCTTTCGATGCCTCTGAGGTGCGATTGAGGCCCAGCCAATGAGGCCGGAAAATACGCTTACACTACGTCAAAGAGCCATCGGGTGCCGTCGCGCCTCGCAGCCGAGGGCGTCGCCCCCCAGTCGCGCAGTCTACCCCTTCAGACGACGCGCTGCAATTCGCTCCCCATTGACCCGACGCGTCGTTCGGAGTGCGCGGCTCCCCCACAGACGCCCCCGCATCATGGAGGACGACGCGGCCCCCTCACAGAATCGGCCCGCGCTCGCCGTGCTCGGTGCCCAGCACCCGCCGCTCCATGTAGGCGGTCGTGCGCAGCTCGAACAGGATGACCGAGTCGCCCGCCTCGAGCAGCGCCCGGGCCTCGGCCTCGAGCTCCGCCGCCTGGGCCTTGGTCAGCTCCCCCTCGAACACGCTGTTCTGGATCCAGGTGAGGTACCGCCGGAAGAGCTTGAGCGCTTTCGCGACCCGGTCCGAGCCGATGTCGTAGACCGCGATGTAGTAGGGCATGGCCGTGTCTGGGTCGTGTTCACCACCAGGCTCGGAAGCCGACATAGGGGTCGGCGGGATCCGTGAGGTGGCGGACGAGGCGGTAGGCGTCGAGCCGGATGAGGCGCTCGTACGACACGTGCCGCCCCAGCCGCCGATGCCGCACGGTCCGCCGGAGCCGCTCGTCCCAGGCCTCCACGAACCGACGTCGGCCCGTCTCCGTGAGGTAGGTCCCGCCGAGGCGTCCCTCGAAGTGGCTAGGCTGGAGCCGCCCCGTCTTCAGCAACCGCAGAATCGCCCGGTCCACCAGCAGCGGCTTGAACACCTCAGCCAGGTCCAAGGCCAGGCTGTAGCGCCGGTCGCCCGGCTCGTGCAGGTATGAGATCGTCGGGTCGAGGGCCGTCCGGTAGAGCGCCTTCAGGCAGGCCGCGTAGCAGAGCGCGTTTCCGAACGAGATGGCGGCATTCAGGGCGTTCGAGGGAGGGCGCCGCTGCCGCCCGTCGAAGGGGAAGACCTCGGCCAGCCTGGGACCGAGCATCGCGGGCCACGCGCGGTAGTAGGCGTCCCGGGCGCGTCCTTCCACCGCCATCAGCTCCGGGATCGCAGCCTCCTCCGGCACCCGCGCTGCCTCCCGCTCGACGACCGCGAGCGCGTGCCGGACCGGGGCCTCGTCCCCGACCCGCCTGGCGTGGTAGCGCAGCACGCGCCGGATGTTGTACAGCCCTGCCCCGACGAAAGCCCGGGCCAGCCGCAGCCGTCGCGCCGGACGCAGGTAGTGCTCCGCCTGGGCGACCGTCAGCCGCCCCGAGAGCAGGTACTCGCGCGGGTAGAGCGTCGCTGCGTAGTTCCCGTAGTAGTCGTAGACGTGGACCGGGATGCGCTGCTGCGCCAGGAACACGACCAGCTTGGCGTTGAGGTCGATCTCCCCGAAGCAGTGTAGCGCGTCGACGGCCTCCACGGGCAGCACCGCCTTCTCGCCGGTGAGCGTGCCCGACGGGGCGCCCGTATCGTCCAGTGCCACGCCCGGGACCCGGTCTTCGGTGGCCTTTTCCAGCCAGAGCGTGTTCTGGCGACGACGCAGCCGTCCGTTGGAAAAGAGGTAGTGGTCGCGAGGCATAGCAGAAGGGGCAGGAGGGCGGCGTCGGCCAGCATAGGCCGCCCAGCCCGCGCAACCGGCCACCCCTGGCCGCTACCCGTAGCACAGTGCCTCGAAGGCACACCGCCGGCAGAACGACCGCCGCGGATGCCGCTCGGGCGGTACGTCCTGCCGCGCGCACGCCGCGAGCGCCGACACGACCTCGGCGAGGTGCCCCTCGTGCTCAAGCTCCAGCGCAACGGGTTCCGTGCGCCGCAGCGCCGGGTAGTCGAGTTGGCCGCGCAGCGGACGCCCGCCCGGCCCGGTGACGCCGGCGAGCCTCAGCACCCATAGGTAGAACCGCACCTGCCACACGTGCGCATCCTCACACGAGCGGCCCTTCTTGGTCTCGTGGAGCACACCCGCCCGCAAGTCGACGCCGTCCAGCTTGGCTACGAGCGGTGTCCCGTCGGGGGCTGTGGCCTCGATGAGGGCCGGGCGCCGCCGTCGGCGGTAGCTCGTGCGGTCGAGCAGCCGCCCCAGCGCGACGGCCTCGCTCTCCTGCTCCATCCACAGCCCGCGCATCGAGTACCACGCCTTGCGCGGACACACCCGCCAGTACCCCACCAGCATCCCGCCGATGCGAGGAGCTGTCATGCTGCCCCGTAGTCGTACGCCCGCAGCCGCCGTTCGATTTCGGCTTGTGCCCTGTCCATCGCATTCACGTCGGCCTCGACCTCGGGCATGACGCCGCGTGCTACGGGTGTGACGAAGAGCGAATTGTCCCCCACAGAATCAAACTGGACCTGCGCAGAAGGCCTGCGCAACGCGGCTTCACCTAGGTCTGCTCGAATAGCCACAGCGATCTTGTCGGCCCGGTCTGCCAACGCAACGGCGAGCGGCGGCATCGGGCTGAACGTCCGTGACTGGTTGCTCGTGATGGTCCAGTGAAGCAGCGCATAGGCGAGAGCCGGAATGATCTGCTCTTGCATCTCGCTTGGCGCGACGAGCGTGGTCCCGACTTCGTCCCAGCCCTCTCCCTTGAGCTTCTCGATGGTGCTCGAGTCGAGTTCCGGGTCTTCGTCGGCCATACTGACGGAGAAGAGCCGCCGTAGGTCGACGGCCACGTCGTAGACGAACAGGCCGTGTGCTCGTTTCTGAGGAGCGAGGAAGTTGAGGCGACGGAGCGTCTGGTTGTTGTCGCTCAAGAACGCGTCCAGGTCTTCGTCAGAGACCGGATTGCCTTTCGGGTCACGGACAATCACCTTGTTCGTGGCAGGGTTACTATCCCGCCGGTCAAAGGTCAGGGCTTCCTCCGTGTCGACGGAAGCTAGCGTCGGGTGAAGTGGGCGGAAGGCCGACACGGAGATCGGCGCTCGGCGCCGGATGGGCCGTCCGCCCTTGTCGTCGCCCGAGCGCTTCTCGGCCCGCATCCATCCACCGATGAGTTGGTCAGGGTAGGCGGGGTCACACGCAGAGTGAGGCTCACGATCCTTGAGTGAACCTTTGTCGAGAACCTTGTAGAACGTGACCGGAGCACGCTCCTGACCGAGTTC harbors:
- the cas2 gene encoding CRISPR-associated endonuclease Cas2; translation: MPYYIAVYDIGSDRVAKALKLFRRYLTWIQNSVFEGELTKAQAAELEAEARALLEAGDSVILFELRTTAYMERRVLGTEHGERGPIL
- the cas1b gene encoding type I-B CRISPR-associated endonuclease Cas1b; translation: MPRDHYLFSNGRLRRRQNTLWLEKATEDRVPGVALDDTGAPSGTLTGEKAVLPVEAVDALHCFGEIDLNAKLVVFLAQQRIPVHVYDYYGNYAATLYPREYLLSGRLTVAQAEHYLRPARRLRLARAFVGAGLYNIRRVLRYHARRVGDEAPVRHALAVVEREAARVPEEAAIPELMAVEGRARDAYYRAWPAMLGPRLAEVFPFDGRQRRPPSNALNAAISFGNALCYAACLKALYRTALDPTISYLHEPGDRRYSLALDLAEVFKPLLVDRAILRLLKTGRLQPSHFEGRLGGTYLTETGRRRFVEAWDERLRRTVRHRRLGRHVSYERLIRLDAYRLVRHLTDPADPYVGFRAWW
- a CDS encoding Dna2/Cas4 domain-containing protein encodes the protein MTAPRIGGMLVGYWRVCPRKAWYSMRGLWMEQESEAVALGRLLDRTSYRRRRRPALIEATAPDGTPLVAKLDGVDLRAGVLHETKKGRSCEDAHVWQVRFYLWVLRLAGVTGPGGRPLRGQLDYPALRRTEPVALELEHEGHLAEVVSALAACARQDVPPERHPRRSFCRRCAFEALCYG
- a CDS encoding CRISPR-associated protein Cas7 yields the protein MRHTLYLRGLRQVNHTVFAVADGQKTYRDPITGRPQAYSSGQQVKRSLLDTFADELGQERAPVTFYKVLDKGSLKDREPHSACDPAYPDQLIGGWMRAEKRSGDDKGGRPIRRRAPISVSAFRPLHPTLASVDTEEALTFDRRDSNPATNKVIVRDPKGNPVSDEDLDAFLSDNNQTLRRLNFLAPQKRAHGLFVYDVAVDLRRLFSVSMADEDPELDSSTIEKLKGEGWDEVGTTLVAPSEMQEQIIPALAYALLHWTITSNQSRTFSPMPPLAVALADRADKIAVAIRADLGEAALRRPSAQVQFDSVGDNSLFVTPVARGVMPEVEADVNAMDRAQAEIERRLRAYDYGAA